The following proteins are co-located in the Camelina sativa cultivar DH55 chromosome 12, Cs, whole genome shotgun sequence genome:
- the LOC104731647 gene encoding probable carotenoid cleavage dioxygenase 4, chloroplastic, which yields MDSLSSSSSSSFISSTFSLHHSPLRCSSSSPRLLRINSAVVEERSPITNPSDSNDHRRTGSKPKTVLHNRTNLHTSLSSSPAKLRSEMTLATSLFTTVEDVINTFIDPPSRPSVDPKHVLSDNFAPVLDELPPTDCEIIHGSLPPSLNGAYIRNGPNPQFLPRGPYHLFDGDGMLHAIRINDGKATLCSRYVKTYKYNVEKQTGAPVMPNVFSGFNGVAASVARGALSAIRVLTGQFNPVNGIGLANTSLAFFSNRLFALGESDLPYTVRLTKSGDIETIGRHDFEGKLAMSMTAHPKTDPITGETFAFRYGPVPPFLTYFRFDSAGRKQRDVPIFSMTSPSFLHDFAITERNAIFAEIQLGMRTNPVDFVLEGGSPVGADKGKTPRLGVIPKYAGDESEMKWFEVPGFNIIHAINAWDEDDGNAVVLIAPNIMSIEHTLERMDLVHALVEKVRIDLVTGIVSRHPISARNLDFAVINPAFLGRRSRYVYAAIGDPMPKISGVVKLDVSKGDRDDCTVARRMYGPGCYGGEPFFVARDPSDPEAEEDDGYVVTYVHDEVSGESKFLVMDAKSPDLQIVAAVRLPRRVPYGFHGLFVKESDLNKQL from the coding sequence atggactctctttcttcttcttcttcttcttccttcatctccAGTACATTCTCTCTTCACCACTCTCCTCTTCGCTGCTCATCTTCCTCTCCTCGTCTTCTCCGTATCAACTCCGCTGTTGTCGAAGAACGTTCTCCCATCACTAACCCAAGCGACAGCAATGATCACCGTCGTACTGGTAGCAAACCTAAAACAGTACTCCACAACCGAACCAACCTTCACACATCACTCTCATCATCTCCAGCGAAACTCCGATCAGAAATGACTCTCGCAACATCTCTCTTCACCACCGTCGAAGATGTAATCAACACGTTCATCGATCCACCGTCACGTCCTTCAGTCGATCCAAAACACGTTCTCTCCGACAACTTCGCTCCTGTCCTCGACGAGCTTCCTCCTACAGACTGTGAAATCATCCACGGCTCTCTTCCCCCGTCGCTTAACGGCGCTTACATCCGTAACGGTCCGAATCCACAGTTCCTCCCTCGTGGTCCTTACCATCTCTTCGACGGCGACGGTATGCTTCACGCGATTCGGATCAACGATGGTAAAGCAACACTCTGTAGCAGATACGTCAAGACTTATAAATACAACGTCGAGAAACAAACCGGAGCTCCGGTTATGCCTAACGTGTTCTCCGGTTTCAACGGTGTAGCCGCGTCGGTAGCTCGTGGAGCTTTATCAGCGATTAGGGTTTTAACCGGACAGTTTAATCCGGTTAACGGCATTGGTTTGGCTAATACGAGTCTAGCTTTCTTCAGTAACCGTCTCTTCGCTTTGGGTGAATCTGATTTACCCTACACCGTACGATTAACTAAGTCAGGAGATATTGAAACGATCGGACGGCACGATTTCGAGGGGAAGTTAGCGATGAGTATGACAGCTCATCCTAAAACCGATCCAATAACCGGAGAGACATTCGCATTCCGGTACGGTCCGGTTCCACCATTTTTAACGTATTTCCGGTTTGATTCAGCTGGGAGAAAACAGAGAGACGTTCCGATATTCTCAATGACGTCTCCGTCGTTTCTCCACGACTTCGCGATCACGGAACGCAACGCGATTTTCGCTGAGATCCAGCTTGGGATGAGGACGAATCCGGTGGATTTTGTTCTCGAAGGTGGTTCTCCGGTCGGTGCTGATAAAGGCAAAACGCCGAGGCTCGGTGTGATTCCGAAGTACGCCGGAGATGAATCGGAGATGAAATGGTTTGAGGTTCCTGGATTTAACATCATTCACGCCATCAACGCTTGGGATGAAGACGACGGGAACGCCGTCGTTTTGATCGCTCCGAACATTATGTCGATCGAGCATACTCTGGAGAGGATGGATCTGGTTCACGCTTTGGTCGAGAAGGTGAGGATCGATCTCGTCACCGGGATCGTGTCACGTCATCCGATCTCGGCGAGGAATCTCGATTTCGCGGTGATTAATCCGGCATTTCTCGGGAGGCGGAGCAGGTATGTTTACGCGGCGATTGGTGATCCGATGCCGAAGATATCCGGGGTTGTGAAGCTCGACGTGTCTAAAGGAGATAGGGATGATTGTACGGTGGCGCGTAGGATGTACGGTCCAGGTTGTTACGGCGGCGAACCGTTTTTCGTAGCTAGGGATCCTAGTGATCcggaggcggaggaggatgACGGTTACGTTGTGACGTATGTTCACGATGAGGTGAGTGGAGAATCGAAGTTTCTTGTGATGGACGCGAAGTCGCCGGATCTTCAAATCGTCGCCGCCGTGAGGTTGCCGCGAAGGGTTCCGTACGGATTCCATGGTCTATTTGTGAAGGAGAGTGACCTTAATAAGCAGCTTTAA